DNA sequence from the Hoylesella buccalis ATCC 35310 genome:
GTTTCAGGATTGACTTTGGTATAAGGTTGTGCGAACATGTTGGCCAACAAGAAATGACAATATGCCCGAAGCATATACGATTCGCCTACTAATTGGCGCACTTCAGCTTGGCTGTATCCGGTGATTTCGTTTTGGTGTTCGATAAGATAGTTGGCGATGTAGATAACATGCCAATAGCGACGCCAGTTTGGTGAGGTTGTGGTAGGCGAAGGAGCTTCATCATTCCATCGCCATATATCAAAATAGGTGTCGTAATCATTGGGGTCTGTAACAACCGGACTCAATTCCATCTCGTCGCTTCTGAGTGTCATCAGCCCCCTGTCTTCGGGAAAGGTAGAGTATTCGTAGGTAAGCATGGCGCGGTATTCCTCGCCGGTCTTGGCAATCACTTTGCCCGTTGGCGTGATGTCAAGAAAGCTGTCACAACTTGTCATCAGTGCGGACAGCCCCACGCATAATATAAATATTTGAAGCTTCTTCATCATCATTCAATTTTAAAAGTTCAAGTTCAAGCCAAAGATTACGCTCTTTGGAATAGGCTGAGCAAATGGATTTCCCATCGTTTCAGGATCCAAGTAATTGGTGTAGTTGCTTGCCATGACAAACAAGTTGCGTGCTTCCACCGAGACGGACGCATTGGCAATGCCCACACGGTTCACCCATGTTTTTGGCAATTTGTAACCCAACCGGACGCTTTGCAGGCGCATATAGCTGTTGTTTCGCACCCAAGTATCCAGCATGCTGTAGGTGTTGTACTCCGAATATTGAACATATTCCGGAACACGATAGCCACTCACCATCAAACGAGGGAACGTAGTGTTCGTGTGATTGGCTGTCCATCGGCTTAAAATATCACGGTTGGTGTTCAAGCCTCTGTCATAGTTTGTGGGCGAATAAGTGGGCTGCACCCGTACCTTCATGCCTAAATTAAAGATGAAGTTCACGCCCAATTGCCAATCTTTGTATTCAAAATGGTTAATGAATCCACCCGACACCTTCGGGTCTGTCGTGCCCATGTAGGTGTAAAGGTTGCGTTGCTTTTCTGCCGAAAGCGTGCTTGCTCCCGCCTTGTTCAATTTAAAAAATTCCTCGGCCGTGAGCTTTTCACCGGCTGCACCAACGAACACAGGATAACCTTCGGCATCCAATCCGGCTGTTTTGTAGGCGAAGATGGCACCTACGGGATAGCCTTCGCGCCCTGGGTAGGTGGAGTTTTCAGCCACACTCTCATTCAATATCTTATTAGTATTGAAGCCTAAGTTCAAATTGGTGGTCCAATGAAAGTCCTTGGTGTAGATGTTTCGCGAGCCTAAAGCAATCTCCCATCCTTTGTTTTCCATGCTTGCCCAGTTGATGGTAGTAGCTGCAAAGCCTGTTTCCAAGGGCAACATACGCATGCCGATGAGGTCACTACTGCGTCGATAGTAATAGTCTACCGACAACGTCAGCGCGTTATTCAACACGGCAATGTCCGTTCCGAGGTTCACGTTCTTGGTCTTTTCCCAACGCAAGTCAGGGTTAGGAGCGGTCTCTGCCTTAATCATTTGCTCACCCTTTCCAGGCAATATCGATGTTTTGTCATACAAACCGATGAGGTACGGCGATGTGTTTTTGTCGATGTTGCCTTGTATTCCATACGATGCACGCAGTGCGAAATTGTTCAGCCATTTGGCATTTTTCAGGAATTTCTCTTGATGCACGCGCCACAATGCACTGACAGAGTACAACGGCAGATACCGATATTTCTTGGCAACGCCGAACACATCCGAGCCATCGAAGCGCACACTTCCGCCCAACGTATAGCGATAAAGCAGCGTGTACGACCCTGTTGCAAACCATGACACATACGCATTCTCGGCCTTGTTCTCGCGATGAAGCGGCAAACTCTCGGCCGAAACCTCGCTTGGGAAGATGACAGGATGAGTGGTCAGGGTACGTGCGTCATACCCGTATGCAGCTGAATAAATTGATTCCGAATCGATGTGTCGCACTTCCGAACCTGCCAACAGCTCCACGTCGTGTATCTTATTGAATCGGCGCGCATATTCGAGCATGGCTTTCCAAGTCCATTGCAGGCTGTTATAACTGGTGGTTTTATGGGTTCCTCCCTCGGGCAAATACGACCGTTTGCCATCCTTGAAATCGTAAACCGTATTGAGTTTTTCCTTTCTCATGGCATAACTGTTCTCTCCGGCGTACTTCTCCAGTGAGTAGTTGTCGTATTGCAAACCAAATTGAGAAGTCAGTTTCAGGTCTTTGGTGAACTGCAATTCAGCGTCAAAGATAGCCATCATCGAACGGTCTGTACGTCGGTTGTGGCTGTTCTCCCGCTCTTCAAAGATGTTGAAATTCAGCGATGACGTCTCTTTTCCCTGCACGTTGGTGTCATAGTTGTATTTCCCATCGATGAAAGGCTGGAAATATGGGTTGGCCAACCGCGAGTAATACACAGGATTGGTAAATCCGTTCGTGTCGGTAAGATAACTACTTTGCTTGCGCTGATTGGCATACACAGATGCGCCCAGCTTCAAGATTTTATTGATGCGATAGTCGGTTTTCAACGTCATGTTAAAGCGCTTGTTATCAACACCCTTCACATTTCCCTGCTCATCATAATAGCCTACCGAGGTATAGTACTTGGCACGGTCGCTACCACCCGCCACGCTGGCGTTGTACTCTTGATTGAACGCACTGCGCAACAAGATGTCATTCCAGTCGGTGTTGATGTTTCTAAGTGCGTTAATCTGTGTTTGTGCCGATGGTGACAACGCATTCCAACCACCTTTCTTATATGCCTCCGTTTCGTTGAGCGTCTTCAAAATATTGGCTACTTCGCCCTTGTTCTCACGGAAAGTATAGTCGGAACCCAATAATCCCAACTCTAAATCCACCTTTTCGTCGGCGTTCAACAGATTCAGACGGTCGATATTCAACTTCGGACTGTAGGTGTATTTGGCAGAAAAGTTAATCACTGGACGCCCTTCTTTACCCTTTTTAGTGGTAATCACGATAACGCCATTGGCAGCTCGGGCACCATAAATCGCCGTTGCGGCAGCATCTTTCAATACCGTGATGTTCTCAATATCCGAGGGATTGATACCTGCAATGGACGTTTGATACATGTCATCGATGTCGTTCAGGTTCTCCATAGACGGGATATCCGTACCCTCCAAGGGTATACCATCCAACACCCACAGCGGTTCCTGCGTGCCATTGATGGAGGCGGTACCACGAATACGTATCTTCACTGGTGCGCCCGGTGCGCCCGAACTGCTTACCGTAGACAGTCCGGCTATCTGTCCTGCCAGGGCTTGGTCGATGTTCTTCACCGCTCCCACGGCCTTGTCAGAGATGTCAACGGTAGTGACTGCCGCCGTCAACTTGCGTCTGTCAATGCGCTGGTAACCCGTCACCACCACCTCATTGATGGAATGTGCGTCGGGCATCAACACGATTTCATAATGGTTGACACCCGCTTTCAACTTAATGGTTTGCGTGGTGTAGCCAATATAACTAACGGTTATCTCCTTTGTTGACTTATCAACAGGCAGCTTAAACTTACCTTCATAGTCGGTAATGGTACCGCTACTCACCTTGCCACTACCCTTGCTGATGGTGGCTCCAATAAGCGGTTCGTCCTTGAGGTCACCGTCCTTCACGGTTCCGGTGATGATTCTTTCCTGTGCGAAGCCTTGCAAGGCGCATAGCACAAGAAGGAATATTGTATAGATTTTCTTCATCTTGATAGTGTTATGATTCTTATTTTGTTAGGCCTAAGCCTGTCTGTATGCGCAAAATCATGTCCTCGTAGTGAAGTCGTGCCGCCAAGTTGGCACCACGCATGCGAGTTTTCAACAGCTTCATCACACGAATCATCTCGCCACGCTTCAGGCTCAAAGCATCGCTGTTGCGGCTCACCTGTCCATTGGTGAGCATGACATTTCTTGACTTACTGCTCAAATGATTGTCACGCTCACAAGCCAAATGCCGCTGAGCATCTGCGAACATGTCGCCTTCATACAGTTTTTTGTTAATCTTCACCCCTTCATTTTCGGCAGCCGCAGTAATCAAAGCGTCAATAAAACTCTTCTGAAGATTGCGCTCCAACAAGTCGGGTGACTTGCCCGAAAGAGTAGATTTGAAGATGTGTCGATGCAACATATCCATGAAAGTGGCTGCGGTGAAGGCCGCCTTACCATTTTCATATTCGTTTTCATACATGCGGATGATGCGCTCATTGTTCAGCAAATCCCACAGAATATAGTTCTGTTGATTTTTCAACATGTAGTTGGGTTGTTGCTCTTCGACACCCAATGGCGTCTTACGCTGTATGTAGGTCAGCTTGGAAAGCGGGGTGTCAAACAGCCATTTGGGATGGGTCAGCACCTCATCCAGCAAGAACTGCAGGGCCTCACGCTGCTTGTTTTTCTCGACAAAGTGGAACGATGTCTGCCCGTCACCAACCGTGAGGTTCTCCAAATACATGCCGCCAACATTGGCCATGACATGATACAGGTACAGGCTCCATTGATAAATCACCGCCGAATAAAGGTTGGAAGCCTCATCGTAGTCTTGTCCCGGTTCGCCGGTGGTGGTCCACTTGACGATGTTGGGCATGATGCGCTTGAGGTTGGCAATGCCATACCGAGCCGATTTCACAGCATCATCACCCAAATCTTCGCTCAATGCACGAGGGTCGATGGCTGTTCGTTGCGACTGCGCCTCCATATATTTGTACAACTTGCCCGTGTGTCTTTTCAAAAAATCGTTTAGCTCCTTCTTCTCATTGGTTCCCTTTGGATACCACCGATAGGCCCACTCAATGGCCATGAGGTCGTAAGGACCGATGTTGGGTGACATCACTTTCACCCCATCACCCGGCTGGGCTACATAGTTAAAGCGAGCATAGTCCATGATAGATGCCGATGTTCCGCCCATTCGCGCGGTAAAACTTGCCGACCGAAGGGAATCGGTAGGATAGGCGTTAGACGCGATCATGTTATGACGAAGGCCCAAAGAGTGGCCCACCTCGTGGCACGCTACGAAGCGAACCGCGTCGCCAATAAGCTCTTCGGGCAGTCGCAAGGAGCGTGCTTCGGGGTTCTGTGCGCCCGTCTGCACCATAATCCATTCGCTGATGAGCGACTGCACATTGTGCCACCAGATGATGTCTGCCTCTAATATCTCACCCGTTCGGGGGTCGATGACCGATGGTCCCATGGCGTTGGCCTTGGTTGATGCATCGTAGGTCAGCACCGAATAGCCCATGTCGTCGCCCACCTGAGCCAGACTGTCAGTATAGTCGAACACCTGCACCGCATTCTTGAAGCCGGCCCGTTCGAAAGCTTTGTTCCAGTCGGTCATACCTTTCTTTATATAGGGGCGCAAGTGTTTGGGTACGGCCTGGTCGATATAAAACACAATAGGTTGAACTGGTTCTACCAATTCGCTGCGCATATAGGCGGCGGTATCGGAAGGAACAAGCCGCCAGCGCGTCACATAGTGCTTATGCTCTACTTTGTGCTGATAATCGTCGTAGCGAAGGTTTGACGTGGTAAAGAAGCCCACGCGGGCATCTTCCTCACGCCCTTGCATGGGATATTGGGGCAAGAGCGACAACGATGAACTTACCACCACCGTAACGTTTACCTTGCTGTTGCCCTCGTGAACCGTGGTTGTTAGCTCTGATGTGGCTGTCACATTGTTCTTAAAAGCCTTGACATCGAGTATGCGCGACAAGTCTGTAGAGGGGCTGGTGCCCAGATTGATGTTGTTGAACACGTCGTTCAAACAGTTCTCCTTGCCGTTGTACAGGTCGTTCACCTTCACGATAAGGGTGGAAGAGTCGTTTGGTACGGCCTCAATCTTCAAGCTGGCGAGGATGGGATCAATGTAATTGTCCTTCACCGACCGTGCCATAGCTGCATACACGGGCACTTCGGGCGTGATGCGTTGTTGGCGCACAATGAGTCGTTTCTGCTTCTTCGCCCACTCAAACCGCACGGTCTGATTTTCATAATTGATGCCTTTGTTCACCCCCGACTCATTCAATTCAGAGGGAACCTGCTGTAATCGGTTCACCACCAGGAACTCTCTTCCCATCAACTTGGTGGGAATTTCGTAATAAATGGTGTCGCCTTTCTTGATAACATTAAAGACACCCTTCATCTCAACCGAGTCGCGTCCCGTGAGACGCTTATAGGTTGAAATGGGTTTCTCTACCGGTTTCTTCTTTTTAGAGAATGGCCAAATTTGACAGGCTGCACGCATTTCCACGGGCGTGGTTGATAACATGAAACCTGCACAGATGACTAAGAATAATGATTTATCTTTATGACGAAAAAATCTTTTAAGCATTAATTTGATAATTATTAAACAAAAAATGAATTGAGATACTGCTATTCTATTCGCAAATTGCCTATTTACAGCTTTCGATTTATCTCATACTTTATGTTTGCAAAATTAAACTTTTTCTTTCACAATGCCAACATTATCACCCATAAAGAAATCTTTTCTTCTATTTTCTTGAGATAGATCTACAGTTACTTGATCACATTTACTCGCCAAGTTACGCCAAGGTCAAGAATAGAATGTTTGTCTTGCAGGTAGCCAGCCGGATTGGTATTCTTACCAAAGCAATAACTATAGTTGGCATGCAGACGCACTTTCTTATTTTTTAGTGGATAGTATTCTAATCCAGCTCCTACCCTTGTGATTTCGGTTCCTTCATATAAAGCCAGGTCAGCGCGTGGCTTGGATTGCTCGGCTGCCTGTTGATTGGCTTCGTCCATGGGAGCAGATGTCTCGGGGTTGGTGTCTACACCGGCATGATTCACGTCGTAACTCGCCTTTGCCCAAAGGTTAACCTGTGGTGTAGGCTGGTAATCAACACGAGCAGTCATGGAGCAATCCTTGAAAAAGAAGGTCTGCCCAGTGGTGGCGCGGTTCATATAATCCACGCCTATTTGCAGATTATCAGTCACATCGAAACGGTTACCAAAAGAAAGGTAGTTGATAAATTTTCCTGGCGCATACTCCATGAAGTTGACAGACCAATCGGTGTGTAAGATACCATGGTTTCCATACCATATCAGGTTGTAGGCATACATCTCGGAAGATATGCCACTATTTTGTTTATACACCTTTTGGAACGGGCTCTCCACCATTTGTAAGAAGAATTGGTCTTTTTGATTTGTGGTTTGATAACCCAGCCACACTCCCCACGCATAGCAGGGAAAGTTGTAACAGAATTCAAAGAGTTGAAAACAATCGATAGGGGCTGGATCGAACTCCCACGGTCCACATAGCACCGCCCACTTACCACCAGAGAGTGTCCAATTTTGGTTTGCGTGGTAAGTAAGGAAGAGCCAGTCGGTTGCATCAAAGAAGGTATACTCCTTGTTGATGCCATTCAGCCGTTGTCGATACTTAAAAGAAAACTTTGGTGAGATGTTGCCATTGATAAGAATGTTGAAAAGATTTCCCTTAAAACCTGTTCTATCATTGTTTTTCACACCGTCAATCGATTCGCGTTGGTAGTCGGCTCGTGCTTCAACAGACAGGTTTACACGCTGTGACTCTTGTGCATAGAGCCCCATGCCATAGAAGGTCAGCAAAAGCAGATATATCTTTAATTTCATAGTAGATTAAAATTATACTTCATAATTTCCGTGCAACTATCATGCTTCTTTTCAACAAAGACATGACTGTGTCAATAATTACCCGTTCGCAACAGTCCTTTCTTGTTCCACAGACCATACACTTCACTCACGGTATCAGAAGTAATAAATGTTTTAAGTCTTTCCTTACTCATGAAATCAATCAAAGTAGAGAATTCTTCTTTGGTCAGCACAATTTCCAACTGCATCTGCCGCTCGTTGGAGTAGCCACCAATCACTTCGTGCAGGGTCACACCACGACGAATGGTATGAACGACAAAATCCACTATTTTCTGGTAGTCTTTGGAGATGATATACACACGAGTCTTCGAATTGATGTCCGACATGAAATGATTCAGAATCAAACCATTGAGCCATGTTCCAATTAAACCAATGATTACTAAACTAACAGGATTAATCGCAAAAGCGGTACAACAGATTGCACCACCTGCTACCATCACGGCAGTACCAAGCTTGATATGAAGATACTTGTTGAAAATCTTTGCAAGAATATCCAACCCACCTGTAGAAGCGTTGATACTGAACAAAATACTTTGGGAGGCACTCAGGATGAGAACGAAACAGAGAAGGTCAAACCAAGGATTAGCAACTGCTTGTCCAGCAACGTAGGTGGTGAAGAGAGATTCATGAATAGGAACGATAGAACCGATGAAGTCAATCATGGGTCCTAATATCAAAGCCGTATACACGGTCTTGGCACCAAACTCATTACCGATGAGCAGAAACGAAAGCACAAGCAGTATCGCATTAATAATAAATATCATCGTACCCACAGACACAAAAGGCAGCAACTTGGCGAGTACCAAGGATAAACCCGTAATAGAGCCAATAATGAGCTTACTGGGTATCAAGAAAAAGTACACACCAATGGCTGCAACAAACATACCCACCGTCATGATGACTAATTCAACCCAGAATTGACGAGTACAGACAATCCGTTTGATACGATTCGGTGCATTTTGTAACTTCTCAACGAAAGTCATTTCGTTTTCCTGCTTGTTATTCATAATGTTTAAATTTAAAGGTTTTCAGGTTAACTATCAAGAACTCAGGGTGTTCCCACTCGTTCTGCGTTTCTCAGCTGCCCCCTCTTTCGAATTATAAGCGGCAACAATTATTAAAACTTCGCAAATTTAATGTATTTTTATCAATACGCAAGTTTTTAGTCTATTTTTTAGTTAAAAATCTTCCCATCAAGATTGAAAAACGAAAAAAGAAACCGGATGAGCACAACAAATGCTGGTTATGAATAAGAGCAAATATGCTTGGATGCCATGTTGGAAAGACAGAAACGCAATTGACGTCACTGCCCTCTCCATAGACGATTGGGCCAACAATAACAGAACCTGTTCATCAACAGGAACCGATGGAGAGAAGTAAAAAAAAAAAGGACTACCGCTGTAGTCCAATCTTTGTTAACCTTAAATCTAATACCATGAAAAACACGATGCAAAGATAAGGGTTATCTCATGATGTTGCAAGCAACTAAGGCTGTTCTGTTTTAAAAACACACTTTTTTTTGATGTATATCAAATTACATACCAATGGATTATCGCACATCGTTGCAGACAGCAAGAAACTATTTACCTGCGTACATGGTTCACGAACCTACGCAGTACTGTCACTGAAGAATGAACTATTTATCTCGAAAACCACCCATCAAGCAGCGTATATAAAATCGGGGGTACATTGTATGCAACGATGATTAACGATGAATTTTATTGACAAAGTGCCTCTCATAATTCGCGTGTAGACAACCAACGTCATAGTTGGTCGCAAATACGCCAAATATGAGCGACGTTCATAATTCGTTGGTATTAAAGACGTTATACTCGAACCTCCTTTTTTCATTCCTATTATTACCACTACTTGCTGGCAAAAGCATGGAGATTAGCATCGAATATGCATGCTTTTAGGTTGTAATAGCATGTGAATAACACCTCAAAAGGATGGTTCTAAGTGCGTAAAGTCAATGCTCTAACCTAAAAATGACATTTATTTTGCTCAAATGAGCGTACTTTTGTCTACCGCTTGCCTATTGATTTTTTCTATTTTGAAGATTTTCAATGGTCGTTTTTGGGTAAAATCTATCATTTAGGTTCAAATGATTGGCATTCAATAGCCTAATGAGTTATGAAATGCAGTAGGTAATGATTTAGCGACCTATCTTCAACAATGATATACAACGCTTTGCATAACTCGAATAACCTGTTGCAAAGATAAGAGTATATCGTGAGAAAAAAGAATTTTCTCCGAGTTATTTTCGTAAAGCCGTCCGTTTGGGCGGCTTTTTGTTTTCCGTGTATTTTATTCTTATGATGAAATGCAGTCTCCGAAGACTGCGTTTTTTGTTTTCGCCCTGCTTCTTTCCATGCACATCCTCCACTTATGCCTGTGTATCATGTCGGGATCGGTTGTTCGTTGTCAGCGGCAAAGGTAGTTCCGGGCTTCTACGGACAAAAAAGGTCGGGGCGGCAAGCCGTTTAGACGACAATCTCCACACTTCCATTTCATTGCAGGTAGTATTCTCGCCGTAAAACCTTGTTTGTCCTAAGCCCTACCTTTTTACGCCACTGAAACGAAAACGACCGACCCGACGGAAAGACGCATAAAAAAAATGTCGGATATGCGAGAAGCTGGGAAAAAGAAAAAGTTGAAACTCAACTCCCTCACCTCTGGAATCCGCCTAAAATCAAAAAAATCAGACAAGATGAAACTGAGATACAAAATATCAATTTGGGTGGCACTTGCACTCGCAGGCTCTCTCCTTTGTGGCGGAAGCATCTGGCTTTGGCTGGCAGGGATATGTGCAGGAAAATTCCTCATTCGGTTACTCCTTACCATTGCTTTGGCTATCGCAGTGTACATTCTGACTTATGCCCTCATCATCGGAGCAATACTTTGGTTACTCATTTCTTAAACAGGCAGATATATGAAAAGAAGAAGCAAGACAATCGCACAGCAATGCAGATACTATGAGGTGGACAACATCTTCGAGTATATGGTATCGGTTTACCTCAACGGAAATATCTCCGCCTTTGGGGAATTATTCAAGGAACTTAATCGGAAGGACAGAAAGGAATTTATCCTCTATCTCTTTTCAGAGGTCGAACCCATTCATATCCAAGAAATCATTTTAGCAACCATCTAAAAGTAAGAATAATGGAAAAATTCAATTTTTATCAAGACAGAAAGGTTACTTGTTGGGAACGCACCCACTTTGATGTAAAAGCCGAGAGTTACGAAGAAGCCGTTGCCCTTGTCAAGTCGTGGCAGGGAGAGGACGTGCTTTGCTTTGAGGACGATGAGAATATCATCATCACAGACGGAGAAACCTTGTATGACACCTCCGAAAGCCTATCCGTAGAGGAAAACGGAGGACAGCCGACTATCGAGGTCTTTGCAAA
Encoded proteins:
- a CDS encoding zinc-dependent metalloprotease, translated to MLSTTPVEMRAACQIWPFSKKKKPVEKPISTYKRLTGRDSVEMKGVFNVIKKGDTIYYEIPTKLMGREFLVVNRLQQVPSELNESGVNKGINYENQTVRFEWAKKQKRLIVRQQRITPEVPVYAAMARSVKDNYIDPILASLKIEAVPNDSSTLIVKVNDLYNGKENCLNDVFNNINLGTSPSTDLSRILDVKAFKNNVTATSELTTTVHEGNSKVNVTVVVSSSLSLLPQYPMQGREEDARVGFFTTSNLRYDDYQHKVEHKHYVTRWRLVPSDTAAYMRSELVEPVQPIVFYIDQAVPKHLRPYIKKGMTDWNKAFERAGFKNAVQVFDYTDSLAQVGDDMGYSVLTYDASTKANAMGPSVIDPRTGEILEADIIWWHNVQSLISEWIMVQTGAQNPEARSLRLPEELIGDAVRFVACHEVGHSLGLRHNMIASNAYPTDSLRSASFTARMGGTSASIMDYARFNYVAQPGDGVKVMSPNIGPYDLMAIEWAYRWYPKGTNEKKELNDFLKRHTGKLYKYMEAQSQRTAIDPRALSEDLGDDAVKSARYGIANLKRIMPNIVKWTTTGEPGQDYDEASNLYSAVIYQWSLYLYHVMANVGGMYLENLTVGDGQTSFHFVEKNKQREALQFLLDEVLTHPKWLFDTPLSKLTYIQRKTPLGVEEQQPNYMLKNQQNYILWDLLNNERIIRMYENEYENGKAAFTAATFMDMLHRHIFKSTLSGKSPDLLERNLQKSFIDALITAAAENEGVKINKKLYEGDMFADAQRHLACERDNHLSSKSRNVMLTNGQVSRNSDALSLKRGEMIRVMKLLKTRMRGANLAARLHYEDMILRIQTGLGLTK
- a CDS encoding YitT family protein, producing MNNKQENEMTFVEKLQNAPNRIKRIVCTRQFWVELVIMTVGMFVAAIGVYFFLIPSKLIIGSITGLSLVLAKLLPFVSVGTMIFIINAILLVLSFLLIGNEFGAKTVYTALILGPMIDFIGSIVPIHESLFTTYVAGQAVANPWFDLLCFVLILSASQSILFSINASTGGLDILAKIFNKYLHIKLGTAVMVAGGAICCTAFAINPVSLVIIGLIGTWLNGLILNHFMSDINSKTRVYIISKDYQKIVDFVVHTIRRGVTLHEVIGGYSNERQMQLEIVLTKEEFSTLIDFMSKERLKTFITSDTVSEVYGLWNKKGLLRTGNY
- a CDS encoding SusC/RagA family TonB-linked outer membrane protein, translating into MKKIYTIFLLVLCALQGFAQERIITGTVKDGDLKDEPLIGATISKGSGKVSSGTITDYEGKFKLPVDKSTKEITVSYIGYTTQTIKLKAGVNHYEIVLMPDAHSINEVVVTGYQRIDRRKLTAAVTTVDISDKAVGAVKNIDQALAGQIAGLSTVSSSGAPGAPVKIRIRGTASINGTQEPLWVLDGIPLEGTDIPSMENLNDIDDMYQTSIAGINPSDIENITVLKDAAATAIYGARAANGVIVITTKKGKEGRPVINFSAKYTYSPKLNIDRLNLLNADEKVDLELGLLGSDYTFRENKGEVANILKTLNETEAYKKGGWNALSPSAQTQINALRNINTDWNDILLRSAFNQEYNASVAGGSDRAKYYTSVGYYDEQGNVKGVDNKRFNMTLKTDYRINKILKLGASVYANQRKQSSYLTDTNGFTNPVYYSRLANPYFQPFIDGKYNYDTNVQGKETSSLNFNIFEERENSHNRRTDRSMMAIFDAELQFTKDLKLTSQFGLQYDNYSLEKYAGENSYAMRKEKLNTVYDFKDGKRSYLPEGGTHKTTSYNSLQWTWKAMLEYARRFNKIHDVELLAGSEVRHIDSESIYSAAYGYDARTLTTHPVIFPSEVSAESLPLHRENKAENAYVSWFATGSYTLLYRYTLGGSVRFDGSDVFGVAKKYRYLPLYSVSALWRVHQEKFLKNAKWLNNFALRASYGIQGNIDKNTSPYLIGLYDKTSILPGKGEQMIKAETAPNPDLRWEKTKNVNLGTDIAVLNNALTLSVDYYYRRSSDLIGMRMLPLETGFAATTINWASMENKGWEIALGSRNIYTKDFHWTTNLNLGFNTNKILNESVAENSTYPGREGYPVGAIFAYKTAGLDAEGYPVFVGAAGEKLTAEEFFKLNKAGASTLSAEKQRNLYTYMGTTDPKVSGGFINHFEYKDWQLGVNFIFNLGMKVRVQPTYSPTNYDRGLNTNRDILSRWTANHTNTTFPRLMVSGYRVPEYVQYSEYNTYSMLDTWVRNNSYMRLQSVRLGYKLPKTWVNRVGIANASVSVEARNLFVMASNYTNYLDPETMGNPFAQPIPKSVIFGLNLNF
- a CDS encoding OprO/OprP family phosphate-selective porin, which gives rise to MKLKIYLLLLTFYGMGLYAQESQRVNLSVEARADYQRESIDGVKNNDRTGFKGNLFNILINGNISPKFSFKYRQRLNGINKEYTFFDATDWLFLTYHANQNWTLSGGKWAVLCGPWEFDPAPIDCFQLFEFCYNFPCYAWGVWLGYQTTNQKDQFFLQMVESPFQKVYKQNSGISSEMYAYNLIWYGNHGILHTDWSVNFMEYAPGKFINYLSFGNRFDVTDNLQIGVDYMNRATTGQTFFFKDCSMTARVDYQPTPQVNLWAKASYDVNHAGVDTNPETSAPMDEANQQAAEQSKPRADLALYEGTEITRVGAGLEYYPLKNKKVRLHANYSYCFGKNTNPAGYLQDKHSILDLGVTWRVNVIK